A genome region from Deinococcus sp. KNUC1210 includes the following:
- a CDS encoding DUF805 domain-containing protein — MIRKNYFNFKGRTRRRDFWIYIGVTACIMVVLIFLDSAMFPNAESSIKYGPLSIMYGLVMFSPSVSICIRRLHDVGLSGNFIIFSFVKILILAGVFFYLMNSQSGSNKWGPSPKATK, encoded by the coding sequence ATGATTCGAAAAAATTATTTTAACTTCAAGGGCCGCACTCGGCGGCGCGACTTTTGGATTTACATAGGCGTAACGGCATGTATTATGGTTGTTTTAATATTTTTAGATTCAGCTATGTTCCCGAACGCTGAATCTTCTATAAAATACGGCCCCTTGTCGATTATGTATGGTTTAGTTATGTTTTCACCTAGCGTGTCCATTTGCATTCGTCGGTTACATGACGTTGGCTTGAGCGGTAACTTTATAATCTTTTCGTTTGTAAAAATCTTGATTCTAGCTGGTGTGTTTTTTTACCTTATGAATAGTCAATCCGGAAGCAACAAATGGGGACCTAGTCCCAAGGCAACGAAATAG